The DNA sequence TTGACAGAAGCCAAAGTGCAAATGTGCTCTTCGTTCTGTCCCCAGTTGCCCTGTGACAGCTCGAGGGACCATGTTCAGAGAGTAATTCTCAGTGAGCTTTCACTCTAGCTGCCATATGAAGCACTTTCACCTTCTGCTTCctgaaactttcatttttaacctCCTTTTTTCTGATTGAGGGTGATGTTTGATTAGTTAAAACAAGTTTTTAAACAGATACTTAAAAAGTAAACTGCTGGTAGGAGTCATTTGATAAGTCATCCATGGCGACTTTCAGATTATTTAGTTGATGTGGATCCTATTTAAATAACCACAGCTTCTATACTTCAAGATGCTGAAGATGCTATTATGTTCACCACCTGCCTTTCTTGGGTTTTGACCAGGATTTCTGAGAAGGCTGCAGTTAAAAAGTACTGATTTGATGAGTTCTGGCAAGCTGTGGTTCTGCAGGTACAGCGTGGCTGTAATTCTTATTAGCGAACAGGAGGTGGCAGTGGGTGGTACATAAACAAGCGAGACCGTTTCTCTGCAGGAGTTTAATCCAGTGAACAGGCGAAAACTTGGTTCTTTCGAACAGATTGCTTGAAAGGGAGACTAAGACGTAGCTTCCTGGAGGGATGTTGCACCTCACATAACCTAACTCTGcctgttcagaaaaaatattatgagactttaaaacagagaaagaaaagttacttttCCTTTGACTGCCTAAGCTGTTTGGTGCTGCTTTGCGTGTTTGCGCTTTTTGGGGAGTGATTGCTGTGCACAGTGCAGTCCTATTGCTTGTGATTTGGCCATTGCTTTTGTCTCTTCTGAACTGCTGCGTCAGAGCTATTAGAGACAGAATCGTCCTGTTTCTCTCTTTGTAACACCTAAAACCCAACTAGTCCTCCCTTTCTCTTTACTCCATCCACTCAACTAAGACTCTAAACATACTTTCTTATCAGCTTGTGCCCTGATCTTTGTTGCCTCCTTCCTTCTACCAATGCCATACGTAATAGCCTTTTACCGCTCCAGAATGCTGCTGCGTGAATGGCTTTGTAGCATCTTGCTTTAATCATGTTACTTCTCTCGTTGAGTCCTTCCCTGGCACCCTGTTATCTGTTGCCATAGTTCTCGACTGTTTTATGTTTACAGGCCCTTGAACATTTACCGGGAAAGGCGTTTGCTCTGTATAGCGAGTCAAGGTCTACTAACACTCTACTTGCTTCTTGTAGTTACTTTTCACAACCCCTTAGACACCTGCAGACCACAGCTTTAAAATCACTGCTCTGTTACATCAGATACACCCTATTTGACCTTACACTCGAGGCTTTTTGCAGCCTTTCTGCATCCCTACTTGTCATTTCTCCTTCACCTTTGCTAATTTGTAGCCCTGACCAGTGCATGTAGCAGTGATTCTTGAGTAACACTGGGGCATCGTGTCTCAAGTTCAAGGGTAAGGACTAGTGTAGATTAGACAGCCTGAAGCGCAGGATGACTTTCCATCTACCAGTGACTTGTGGTATGACTGTGAATACCACTAAGACTATGTCAATAAGTCAGTCTTGGACAAAAGAGAGCCAGGTGTTCAGAGGAACATGGATAGAGCCAACTATATTAGAAAACTCTTAGCTTTGTTTACAACATTCTGTTGTTTGTCAAATACTGAATGTTGCACTGCTTCTTTTTCAGTACCAAAGAAATGTCAGAAGGCTCGTGAACACTTTGGTACAGTAAGAACACAGCTGGCATCTCTGAAGACCAAGTTTCCTGCTGATCAGTACTACAGGTGTGGAGGGTCACACGCAGCAAGACACGGATTTGAGATTTGCCAGGCCATAGGTGGCATAACTTTGGAAGAGTGATCTAAAGGTTTATGGGCCCGATGTTCAAAAAGCATGGGCTTTCTGTTCCAAAAAGTAACTAGTGGTAGAAAAGTGTGACTTTTGATCAACAAACTTGGAAATGTTTTTGCTcaaactcttttatttttatttttttcactaaaaatatCCAGTATTTAATTCTTTTCCTAGAAACTTAAACAAATGAAATTAAACTTTAGGAAACTGATGTTCTATTGGAGTAGCCCTTGTTTCTGAGACCAGAGCATTTGCTGTTCCGTTAATTTCAATTAAGTTGTTAGGATTTGGGTATTTCTGAAAACAGAGCCCTAAATCTGTCATCAGGTGGCTCTTTGATACTGTGGATTCTAAATGAAGTTGTCATCTTTGTATTTTGCTTGCTGCCAGAAAGGGACAGTATCTAGCAGGAACATTTCAAAGAATGAGAATCTTGTCAGCTGTAATCTGCTGACAGGAAATGGGAGGGAAGGTGCTGATTGTCTTTTCTTATGGACATGACAACCTGAAAAACTCAAGGAACTGGGTATGTGTGTGAGAGATGAGAGCAAATGCTAGTTTAACATAATATCCTAGGGGCTGAAGCTTTGGAGCAGCAAGGAGATGATTTTAAGGGGAAAGCTGGTGTGGCTTTGATAAATCACAAAGATCGCAAGGTACTATATGTAAAGTAAAGGTACAAAACGTAATGTGTACTGTAGGTAATTAAAATACTTTTGGTTTAAATCTTCAGTAAGAGATGCTACTTATTTTTACCTTGACTTGGTGTTTTCTTCAACAGATTTCACGAGCACTGGAGGTTTGTGCTACAGCGGTTGGTGTTTCTGGCAGCGTTCGTTGTCTACTTGGAGACAGAAACGTTAGTGACCCGAGAAGCTGTTGCAGAAATACTTGGGAGTAAGTTCATTTTGTAACTCAAAGGAAAAAGCTTGCAAAGTTTTTAGATGTTGTCACTGGCAAGGTGCAGGGAAATAGCAGAACATTATTTCTTCCCAAGAAATAGTTTATAACATTCCTCTGGTATTTGATTTCATtatataataataacaaaatattgtttttgaAGGTGGAAATCAGAAAACGTAATATGAATAAAAGTATGAGCAGAGTTCTTCATGAATGAAGATTATTTATTCAAATTGCCTAAATCTTCCAAAAGAATAATACGAAGGTGACAGCTTATTTTTCTCACCTTTCTTTTTCCAGAGTTAAACAGGTGGGGAAAAGAGATCTAATCCTCATGTTGTAAGAGAACTGTCGTCTGAACgcaaaaaatttgaaaaaatcagtaaaataatttttaaaaaaggacttcAGGCCTCTCTACTGTATATTAATGGAAATTCAGTTATTCTCTTGGATCAGTTGTAACCTATTTTGTGTCCAGTTGAGGATGTATCAGATGTTCATTCAAAATGCTGAGAAGCAGCAGTAATTACATCACATACAGGAAAAGGCtgacttttattttgtaataGTATTTCATAAATTTGATATTTCAAATTAGCTACAGTAAACAAATGTAATTTCAACTTGCTGTTTTTGATCGTGTTCAGTATCAGTCTAGATTActactctgtttttttcttagttgaAGCTGATCGAGAGAGAGGCTTTCACCTGGATATAGAAGACTATCTTTCTGGTGTATTAACTCTTGCCAGCGAGCTGGTAAGGAAGCTATTTATGCATATATCTGGATGAAACTGACCTAAACAGCGAGTAGCGCATTTGCTAATTTCCCCAAGTTGTTCCTGGAAGTTATGGTGTGTTGTGCTTGGGTCTGAACTTCTGGCAAACTGCCCTTGCCCCTCTGTCATGTCAGACTCATTCCTCATTGATATTCTGAGATTTAAACCGGTCACTTCACTGAAAATATGTAGGGCTCTGGTGAACAAAAAGGTAGATCTGCGTATAATTAGCCTGACTGCCTGGAAGAATACCGCTTCATTTTGTAAAGTAACAGATTGGAATACTGATGTGATTTGGGTGGATTCCTCTGCTGATGTTCTCCCATGCTGTCCTGTGCATCTTCCTCTTCTAGGCCAGACTGGCAGTGAACAGTGTCACAGCTGGTGACTATTCTCGTCCTCTCCGCATCTCAACTTTTATCAACGAGTTGGATTCTGGCTTCCGTCTCCTCAACCTGAAAAATGACTCCCTGAGGAAACGTTATGATGGCCTGAAGTACGATGTCAAGAAAATTGAGGAAGTGGTTTATGACTTGTCGATCAGAGGACTCAATAAGGAGGCAACAGGGGGTGTTGGTGGCGAGAAATGAAGGATGCTTGTTTTAATGGCATCATTGATTACCTCAGATGGTTGCCAATTTAGGAGGCATGTTAGCAAAGCCCTCCTGCAGTAGTTTAGAAGAACTGCAGCTGAAAGCTGCTCTctattttcttacaaaatgtgTAGTACGGGTGTTAGATCTCAAAATGTTTTGTAAAATCATGTCTAGGTTAGGGCAGCAGGCTCTCTGTTTCTAGTGaaatttctctgtcaaaacacacgTTGCTGTTCTGTGCACAGCAGCAATAGCTGTCAGTAACTCTCATGAGCTTAAATTCTCCTTAGTTACATAGTGTTGCTTCACTGCTCTGGCAGTGATGTGCTTCAGCTGTTTCTGCTCACACACCTTTAAAGATGTGTGCAAATACATGTGATATTTTAAGAAACACAGTATGTAAATATCTATACGTTTTCTTaagacactgattttttttgccttttttcttaaattttcacCCACTTCAGTAAATTGAATGGAAGAGATTTGCATAGCTGTTTATTAGCCAGATCTTTTAAAATGGTTTCAGTTAATGTATCAAAACCCCCTTATTTGAGAAATTAATGAGAAAATTCCTGAGATTTTTCTCAATTGGAACTGGCATATTGCACCCaggtgccctcccctcccccttaaCTGAGAGTTCTGTTACCAGAGAGAGCAGGGTTTTCTGAAACATCTGCTTTCACTAGTTGGCATTTGTTTTACTGACATGAGTAAATGTTGAATTTCAGAATGATCACTTACCTTGAGAACTCTGTGCACCAAATTTCTTTTGGACTAACAAGATTGCCAAATAGAGAAGTGTTAACTGATAAACTGCAGGTAGCGTTTGAGTTCTGACAACCTAAATAGACCACGACTTCACCTGTTTCctgggattaaaaacaaaagatggtTCATATCATAAAATGTTTGTATCTTCAGAAAAGGGGAAACTTAGTTTTAGGTAGCTTGCATGTAATGTTTTTTCCAACACCAAGAGACTCTTCCACTTGTGTAAATGGACAGATTCATACCTCCCAGTGTGTTTATTCTCCTGTCctaaatgatttttgtttttgaattttccctttcttttaccaCTTTGTTGTCCCATAGGGTTAAGGAGAAAAGCTAACTTTGCGAGGAGGAATATTGCTACAGGATGAATATGAACAATCAAAGTTACGTGGGGTTTGTTGGCAAAGATTTCCCATTGTTTcagttagtattttttttagTTAGAAGAAAATGGTTTCTTGGTTACTTTGGCCAATAAAAACTGTTCTGTGTTTTTGGCCATTTGGTAACTCTGCCTGTCATCTGattatttgttgttgtttgtttccctTCCTGAGAGCCTAATctgaaatacaaaattcaaattCATTAGAATTCAAATTAGAATTCAAATTCAGGC is a window from the Struthio camelus isolate bStrCam1 chromosome 6, bStrCam1.hap1, whole genome shotgun sequence genome containing:
- the TSN gene encoding translin, whose product is MSVSDMFIALQGVLTADQDIREEIRKVVQTLEQTAREILTLLQGVHQGAGFQDIPKKCQKAREHFGTVRTQLASLKTKFPADQYYRFHEHWRFVLQRLVFLAAFVVYLETETLVTREAVAEILGIEADRERGFHLDIEDYLSGVLTLASELARLAVNSVTAGDYSRPLRISTFINELDSGFRLLNLKNDSLRKRYDGLKYDVKKIEEVVYDLSIRGLNKEATGGVGGEK